Below is a genomic region from Rhodohalobacter sp. 614A.
CCATCCAAAATTTCGTGTTGCAGAGTCATTCCAGCCACATGAAGTAAGACTCATATTAAACTTATTGGGTATCAAGTGGAATCCAAATAAGGTTAGCAGTTCAGGTTGGACTCTAATAAGCAGTCCACTCCGAATTGATAAACATCCTTCATTTGGCCTAAATATTCGAAAAGGTTGGTTTAAAGATCATGCACGTCCAGATATCAAAGGCGATATCATAACTTTAATCCAGTATGTAAAAGGCTCAAATCGTAGAGAAGCTGAAAGATGGGCCCTGTCAATTCTTAACCTTAATCAAAATTAATGAGGTATTAATATGACAAAAACTCTTACAGCCAAAGGTATATTTTGGTCATCAGAAATTAGAACCTTGATTCGAAAGGGCATCCAACTTGTAGAACAAAATAGTGATCATCAACTCGTAAAGATGATCCAGGAATATGATTCAATAGATATTCTCACTTTGAAAAAATTCAAAGTGGGAATAGTCAGTTATTATGGTTCTCAATGGTTGGCCTTTCCATATGAAACAGGTATTCAGTTGTACACCCGATTAAATGGACAAAAAGTGATCAAGATGGTTAATGCATCACACCCAAATGAATCTTTCTTTAGATTAAAGAATGAACCAAAGAAAGATGTTTTAATCATTGCAAAATCCCCAAGAGAAACGATGTTACTCCATCAAAGATATGGGGAGAAAGCAAATGTAATAGGTCTCGTTTCTGGTGAAACTGATTTACTTTCGCAAACACAAGAGCAATACCTTAGAGAAGCCCTCCAAGGTATTCGCTCTGTGTATGTTTTTCTTGATACAGATACTGCTACCGCTAAAACAATTGCGATGAAACTAACTTCTAATATAGCAAAACTCACAGAATCTCCGGCTTTTTACGTAGATATAACCAACCATAGTGGTGGCAAATACAAAGATGTCACTGACGCCGTAAGAGACGGGAATGGCTCCAACTATATAGACTCATTAATCGAAAATGCCAATAGTGTCAATGTGCCAACAATGTCAATTGATGAAGAGGAGATATTGGTTGATGATGTAAAGCCACATGATACATTGTCTGATCATATCTACCAGAGACTTCCAAAATCAATAAAGGATTTAACTGGACTGATTGACAAAAACTACATGAAGGATATATTTCTCTTGGCAAGTTTAACCGTGATTTCATCGCAGTTGAATAATGTACTCATAGAGCATATTGATAAAAGTTATTCTCCTGATTTTTTTGCTTTGGTTATAGCAAGTGCTGCCTCCGGCAAGGGATTTGCCTATAAGGCAAGAAATCTTGCAAGAGTACTTAATGATCACATATTAGATCGAATTTACAGTTTATCTTCAAGTGACTCTGGCAAGCATAATAAAACTCAAAACATGCTTTTTCTACCTGCAAATTCATCGGATAGAGCCTTCTATGATCAGTTGCAAGCGAATAAGGGTAGAGGCATTATCTTTGAAACTGAAATAGATACAATGCTAAAAGCCTTTAAGCAAGATTGGGGCAATTTTTCGGATCTACTAAGAAAAGCCTTCCATCACGAAGACTTGTCGATTAATCGAAAGGGTGATCAATTTATTATTGCAAATCCATCACTATCTGTATTTCTAACCGGAACTCCTGATCAGTTCAGAAATTTATTTCAAAACACTGAAAATGGATTTTACTCCAGGTTTTTGATTTACGCTTATTCTCCACCATATGAATGGCAATCACATCAACCAACAAAGGATAGTAAAGTTTTAGAGGAGTTGATCATTAAAACATCTGAAAGGCTCTATGAATTGAATACAATCCTTCTGAATAGAGAATTACCACTATATGTTACTTTGAACCCATCACAATGGAATTTGTTGGATTCTACTTTTGAAGAGATTTTGATGAACTATTTCAACAAAGGATATTCAGATGTATTGATATCGACTGTTAAAAGAGGGGCAATCATAGCTTTACGAATTAGTGCAATCCTAACAATGGTGAGATTAATGGATGAAATTTCTGATTCCATTAGAACCAGAGCTACAGTTGTTCCTCAAACAGAAGATATTCAAACGGCCATAGATATTGTTACAGCTACTCTAGAACATTCGAGGCAAATGTATATGCAAGAACTTCAGCATCGGGATATATCTTATGATCCATTTATTGATAGCATCTTTATAAGATTGCCAGAAAGGTTTACAACAAGTGAGGCTATTCAAATTGGTGAATCTCTGGGGTGTCCTGAAAGAACCCTAAAAAGAAAACTCAGTAAATTGATTAGTAGGGGCAGACTCAAAAAGGTTGCTCACGGACATTATGAGAAAGTTATTTACACTTCTCTAAATTAAGTAATTAAGAGTGGTATTAATGGCACTTTGTCATTTTTGACCTTTTCAAAAAGTGCCATTAATCCTTCTTGTTTTCATTTAAAATATTTCCGTTAATCACAGTCAATTTTTCCCTTAATCTAAGGGCGAAATTTTAGTTATGGTAATGAGATGAGAGTTACTGTTTCAAAGTGTTTTGGGCAAAATTCAAAACGATTTTCTGCGCCCTTTAAGTGGGCGCGTCCTACCTTTTGGCTTTTCGACTAAAAAAAATTTTTGACCAGGTTTACCTCAAAAAAATATAGCTTTAAGACATCGTGCTTTACACATAGGGATAAGGTTCTAATTAAGTACCTTTAAGGGACTCCGACAAAGGGATTGCCCTCTGTGGATGGCCATTGAAGAGATTTGATGCTCTTCTTGATTAAGAATTTTGAGTCTTCATTTTCAGCTTGTTTTGGCCGTTTTTGCTGTCCAATAATTAGCATTATGTAAAGTTGAGTCAATTTCCGAACAAAATTAAGATATTCTGAAATTACTCTTTACATTTATTCTTAAAAACGCATTGTTACCTAATAGTATTCGGCTTGGTAAGGTGCGTTTATTGCGTCTAAATGCCATTTTACTCTCTCCTAAAATATTTAAGTTCGAATCGTCAGTTTTTTTGCTATTCGCTACTTGTAAAAACGGGAAAAATGGATGAGGATTTGTATATCAATTCTTTGCAGGAACTGCTCAATATACCTTTTACAATTTACATCATGAGGCACATGAATTTGTACATTTTCAAGTAACCTGCGTACAAAAGTATTCCCTTTTTGTTCAAGGTAATGTGTAGCGGTTATTTAATATCTGTTTAACACATGATCAAAAACCTCACTACAGGTCTGTGCATAAAGGGCCCGATCATACTTGTCTGGTAAAAAGCTGTCCAGTTCTTTCTCTATGGTAACTCGAACATCGGATATTCTTGATTGATAATTGGTCCAGTCGAGAACCAGTTTTTCTTTTTTAAGCTTATCCAGAAGTTCTTTGATTCCCATTTTAACACTCTCACGTTCTTTCTTGGTTAGCTCAACTTTTTCATGCTGGGTGATGACGTCGAATAGGGTTAACTGCTCTTCGGATAAATTTTCCCGGATATGCCGTTCTTCTTCATGATTTAATTTCTTGACAAATTTAAAGAGTTCTTCCAGTTGAACCTCAGCCGTAACACTGTAATTATTATACTTCTCAATCATCTCTTCGAACTGTTCTTTGAAATCAATCCGAGTGTGATTCTGCTCGATCATCTTCTCTAATTTATCTTCAATTTGAACTTTGATTTTCTGAAGTGCCACACGTTTATTCTTCGTTTTGGCAAACCGGTCCTTAAGCTTTTCAAAGTCCACATTACTCAAATCGATTGCATCAGAGCCGCTATCAATGACATAGGACTTGCTGTGAATCGATTCATCCAGTTTCTCTTCAATTTTTACATAGAGACTTGTCAGATCATCATTTGGAGTTGGCCCCAGACGTTTAATAAGATCACTGATTGCTTTCAATGCAGATCGTATAGGGAGAAATTCACCAGCCTTGGGATCTGGTAGAATTGCCTTATAAAGTTGATTCACGGTTCTGGCGTGCGCAACAAACTCCTTTTTCTTTTCTTCATTGATCAGAACTTTATCTGCTGCATTATTTACCTCTTCATCAAGTTCATTATACTCAACAATTGCTTTGGCAAATTCATCCTGGTACTTCGATTTCTCAAAACCTTCAGCGTCAATGATCTTTTGAAGACCCACTCCCTGTCTTTCACAGTATTCTTTTGCGAGTTTGATAGCCTCTCTTAACTGTTGAATCAATTCTTCTTTATTCTTCACTGGAACAGTGGAGTCGTCACTGTCCGGGCCGGTAGCGTAAACGGCCAATGCATCCTGAAGGTGACGAAACACACCGACATAATCGACGATCATCCCGTTATTCTTGCCTTCAAATACACGATTAGCCCTGGCGATGGTCTGCATAAGCGTGTGGCTCTTCATCGGTTTATCGAGATACAGAGTTGACAAACTGGACACCGAAAAACCTGTGATCCACATCGCACAGACAAACACAAATCTTAGCGGATCTTCATCATCTTTGAACTTTTCATCAAGGGGTTCTTTTTCTAAGCGGATTCGATGGGGTCTGATATCCAGTCCAACATCATCAAACTCTTTGATCTCATTTTGGGATTTTGATATCACAACGGCCATATCGGTTTCCTGAAGAAACTTTAATCGCTCCAGAAGCTGATCTTGCTCCAGTTTATCAGCCGTTTTCAATTTCTCTTTTACTCTTTCCTTTTCAGCCTCCCACTCTTTTTGTACTAGGTCGTACATTCGGACTGTGGTAAACCGGTCGATACAGACCATCATCCCTTTACCCATAAAACCACGGTTCAGAAAATGCTGAACTACATCTTTCGCAATGGTCTCCAGCCGATCCTTCCTTGTAATCAGATGATATTCCTGACGAAATTCTCTGGCCAGTTTCTCTTCCTGGGCTTCATTCAGCATTGCATCTTCAAGCAGTTGCTGTAACTCTTCATTTAAATGCTCGTTACTGAGCTCAAGCTCTGGAATTCGGTTCTCATAGAAGAGTGGAACTGTAGCATTGTCCTCAATGGATTGCTTGAAGTCATAAATGCTCACATAGTCTCCGAACACCTCTCTGGTTTTCTCGTCTTCTCCTTTAATGAGTGGGGTGCCAGTAAACCCAAGAAACGATGCATTGGGTAGAGCCTTCCTCATATTCATTGCCAGGGTATCATATTGAGTACGATGTGCCTCATCTGTAATGACAATAATGTCATCATCTTCACTTAATACCGGGAATTCCTCTCCATCCCGGCTGTGAAATTTGTGAATCAGGGTAAATGTGTAACGATGATTTTCCTGGAGTAGCTGCTTGAGTTGCTCTTTACTGTCAGCCCGGACTTCACTTTCCGGTTCGGTGACAGCTCCCACTCCGGCAAAGTTTTTATAGATCTGTTCATCCAGATCCAGCCGGTCCGTGACAATCACGAACTTCCAGTCACCGGGAATAGATCTCATGATCTTTCGTGTCAATAGGGCCATAGAATAACTCTTCCCACTGCCCTGAGTGTGCCAAAAGACCCCAAGCTTCCCCTTGTTCTCCTCAATACTTTTAACGGCCTGTATCGCATTATTCACACCAAGATATTGATGATTCCGAGCCATCAGCTTCTTTGGTTTTGAAACGACATTCTCAAAAAGGATAAAGTGTTCGAGAAGATCTAAAAGACGATTCTTTTCACAAACTCCACGAATAGCTGTTTCCAGTGAAACAATTCCCGGTTCTTCTTCATCACTGATCTTTTTCCATTCGGTGTAGAACTCCCAGGGAGATGAGATCGTGCCGATTTTTGTATCAACTCCATTGGAAAGAAAGATAAACTGGTTATACCAGAAGATTTTAGGAATGGTATCCTTATAGTCACTGATGTTGCCATTC
It encodes:
- a CDS encoding DUF3987 domain-containing protein encodes the protein MTKTLTAKGIFWSSEIRTLIRKGIQLVEQNSDHQLVKMIQEYDSIDILTLKKFKVGIVSYYGSQWLAFPYETGIQLYTRLNGQKVIKMVNASHPNESFFRLKNEPKKDVLIIAKSPRETMLLHQRYGEKANVIGLVSGETDLLSQTQEQYLREALQGIRSVYVFLDTDTATAKTIAMKLTSNIAKLTESPAFYVDITNHSGGKYKDVTDAVRDGNGSNYIDSLIENANSVNVPTMSIDEEEILVDDVKPHDTLSDHIYQRLPKSIKDLTGLIDKNYMKDIFLLASLTVISSQLNNVLIEHIDKSYSPDFFALVIASAASGKGFAYKARNLARVLNDHILDRIYSLSSSDSGKHNKTQNMLFLPANSSDRAFYDQLQANKGRGIIFETEIDTMLKAFKQDWGNFSDLLRKAFHHEDLSINRKGDQFIIANPSLSVFLTGTPDQFRNLFQNTENGFYSRFLIYAYSPPYEWQSHQPTKDSKVLEELIIKTSERLYELNTILLNRELPLYVTLNPSQWNLLDSTFEEILMNYFNKGYSDVLISTVKRGAIIALRISAILTMVRLMDEISDSIRTRATVVPQTEDIQTAIDIVTATLEHSRQMYMQELQHRDISYDPFIDSIFIRLPERFTTSEAIQIGESLGCPERTLKRKLSKLISRGRLKKVAHGHYEKVIYTSLN
- a CDS encoding type I restriction endonuclease subunit R, which translates into the protein MASGYTEDHQVEQPAIDLFNHLGWRTVNAYDEVLASTESKGTLGRETRDEVVLTATLKSKLEEFNPDIPQENLVEIVKEFTKDRSSMHPVRVNKEIYDLIREGVDIEFRGADGMLKQETVKVIDWKEPDKNDFQLVSQLWVNGDYGNKRPDLVGFVNGLPLLLFELKKPARPVQEALNGNISDYKDTIPKIFWYNQFIFLSNGVDTKIGTISSPWEFYTEWKKISDEEEPGIVSLETAIRGVCEKNRLLDLLEHFILFENVVSKPKKLMARNHQYLGVNNAIQAVKSIEENKGKLGVFWHTQGSGKSYSMALLTRKIMRSIPGDWKFVIVTDRLDLDEQIYKNFAGVGAVTEPESEVRADSKEQLKQLLQENHRYTFTLIHKFHSRDGEEFPVLSEDDDIIVITDEAHRTQYDTLAMNMRKALPNASFLGFTGTPLIKGEDEKTREVFGDYVSIYDFKQSIEDNATVPLFYENRIPELELSNEHLNEELQQLLEDAMLNEAQEEKLAREFRQEYHLITRKDRLETIAKDVVQHFLNRGFMGKGMMVCIDRFTTVRMYDLVQKEWEAEKERVKEKLKTADKLEQDQLLERLKFLQETDMAVVISKSQNEIKEFDDVGLDIRPHRIRLEKEPLDEKFKDDEDPLRFVFVCAMWITGFSVSSLSTLYLDKPMKSHTLMQTIARANRVFEGKNNGMIVDYVGVFRHLQDALAVYATGPDSDDSTVPVKNKEELIQQLREAIKLAKEYCERQGVGLQKIIDAEGFEKSKYQDEFAKAIVEYNELDEEVNNAADKVLINEEKKKEFVAHARTVNQLYKAILPDPKAGEFLPIRSALKAISDLIKRLGPTPNDDLTSLYVKIEEKLDESIHSKSYVIDSGSDAIDLSNVDFEKLKDRFAKTKNKRVALQKIKVQIEDKLEKMIEQNHTRIDFKEQFEEMIEKYNNYSVTAEVQLEELFKFVKKLNHEEERHIRENLSEEQLTLFDVITQHEKVELTKKERESVKMGIKELLDKLKKEKLVLDWTNYQSRISDVRVTIEKELDSFLPDKYDRALYAQTCSEVFDHVLNRY